CAGGACAGGCCAAACCGGTCGGTGAGCCAGCCGCACTGACCTTGTGCCGGGTCGTCGGCCAGGGCGCTCCAGTAGTGATCCATTTCCGCCTGGGTCTGGCAGATCACCATGAACGACACCGCGGGATTGAATGGAAACGCGGCACCACCGTTGAGCGCCGTCCATGGCTGGCCATTGAGCTCGAAGCCCACGGTGAGCACGGTGCCCTCGGGCATGGGGGCGTTGGCGCCGTAGTGCGTGATGGTGCCCATGCGCGAATTGGGAAACACCGAGGTGTAGAAACGGGCAGCTTCTTCTGCCTGGAAATCGAACCACAGGCAGGGCTGGACAGGGGCGTTCAGGATCATGGTCGAGGGCTTTTTCATGTTTCCACAACCGTCTGGAATCCGCCAAAAATCATGCGCTTGCCATCAAATGGCATATCACCCATCGCGGCCAGGCGCGCGTCTTTCATGAAGGCGGCCATTCCCACCTCACGCACCGCTTTCGAGGGCCAGGTGATCCAGGAAAACACCACTGTCTCGCCCTCCTTGCACTGCACGGCCAAAGGGAAAGAAGTGAGCTTGCCCGGCGGCACATCCTCGCCCCAGCACTCCACCACCCCGGTGGCGCCATGCT
This region of Hydrogenophaga crassostreae genomic DNA includes:
- a CDS encoding VOC family protein, encoding MKKPSTMILNAPVQPCLWFDFQAEEAARFYTSVFPNSRMGTITHYGANAPMPEGTVLTVGFELNGQPWTALNGGAAFPFNPAVSFMVICQTQAEMDHYWSALADDPAQGQCGWLTDRFGLSWQIVPQLMVDLLPTPDTPGKQRLMAAMMGMKKLDIATLQRAFSQA
- a CDS encoding DUF1428 domain-containing protein codes for the protein MNYVDGFVVPVALAKKDVYVRYAQEAAVILREHGATGVVECWGEDVPPGKLTSFPLAVQCKEGETVVFSWITWPSKAVREVGMAAFMKDARLAAMGDMPFDGKRMIFGGFQTVVET